The following are encoded in a window of Sulfitobacter sp. S190 genomic DNA:
- the glgC gene encoding glucose-1-phosphate adenylyltransferase: MPTKRITQRSMAFVLAGGRGSRLKELTDRRVKPAVPFGGKARIIDFALSNAVNSGIRKIAVATQYKAHSLIRHTQRGWNFFRAERNEFLDVLPASQRGGNESWYKGTADAVTQNIDIVDSYNVDYVIILAGDHIYKMDYEVMLRQHVDTGADVTVGCLTVPRAEATAFGVMDTDSAGRITSFLEKPADPPGTPEDPDKALASMGIYVFNWDYLRDLLLKDAENPESTNDFGNDLIPSIVQNGKAMAHRFDESCVRDGDAPAYWKDVGTVDAFWEAHIDLTNFTPELDLWDNEWPIWTYNEAVPPAKFIHDERDRRGMAISSMVAGGCIISGTEVRNSVLFTNVRTNSYAVLDHAVILPNAVVHRSARLRQVVVDTGVVIPEGLVVGEDSAEDAKWFRVTDRGITLITQEMLDKRAAAL; the protein is encoded by the coding sequence ATGCCGACAAAACGTATCACACAGAGGTCGATGGCATTCGTTCTGGCAGGCGGACGCGGAAGCCGCCTCAAGGAGCTGACGGACCGAAGGGTCAAGCCGGCGGTGCCGTTCGGGGGCAAGGCGCGGATCATTGATTTTGCGCTGTCCAACGCCGTCAATTCCGGCATCCGCAAAATAGCCGTCGCGACCCAGTACAAGGCGCACAGCCTGATCCGGCACACCCAGCGAGGGTGGAATTTCTTTCGCGCCGAGCGCAACGAGTTTCTCGATGTGCTGCCTGCGTCGCAGCGTGGTGGCAACGAAAGCTGGTACAAGGGCACGGCAGACGCGGTCACCCAGAACATCGACATCGTCGACAGCTACAACGTCGATTACGTCATCATCCTTGCCGGTGATCACATCTATAAGATGGATTACGAAGTGATGCTGCGCCAGCACGTGGACACCGGCGCGGATGTGACAGTGGGCTGCCTAACGGTCCCGCGGGCGGAGGCAACCGCATTTGGCGTGATGGACACCGACAGCGCGGGGCGCATCACCAGTTTCCTTGAAAAGCCCGCAGATCCGCCCGGCACGCCGGAAGACCCCGACAAGGCGCTCGCCTCGATGGGGATTTATGTTTTCAACTGGGACTACTTGCGCGATCTGCTGCTGAAAGACGCCGAAAACCCGGAGTCTACCAATGACTTCGGCAATGATTTGATCCCCAGTATCGTGCAGAACGGTAAAGCGATGGCACACCGCTTTGACGAAAGCTGTGTGCGCGACGGCGATGCGCCTGCCTATTGGAAGGATGTCGGCACGGTTGATGCTTTCTGGGAAGCGCATATCGATTTGACCAATTTCACGCCGGAACTCGATCTTTGGGACAACGAATGGCCGATCTGGACCTATAACGAGGCAGTGCCCCCTGCGAAATTCATTCACGACGAACGCGACAGGCGCGGCATGGCGATTTCTTCAATGGTTGCCGGGGGCTGCATCATCTCGGGCACCGAGGTGCGCAATTCGGTTCTGTTTACAAATGTGCGTACAAATTCCTATGCGGTGCTGGACCATGCCGTGATCCTGCCCAATGCGGTCGTCCATCGCTCGGCGCGGCTGCGGCAGGTGGTCGTGGACACAGGTGTGGTCATTCCTGAAGGATTGGTTGTCGGCGAGGACTCTGCAGAGGATGCGAAGTGGTTTCGCGTGACGGACCGCGGGATTACCCTGATCACGCAGGAAATGCTGGATAAGAGAGCCGCTGCCCTATGA
- the glgA gene encoding glycogen synthase GlgA, whose product MTKALFVVSECAPLVKTGGLADVAGALPRALAHIGVGVRVLLPGYRSVMQQIGKTQKVAQFDDLLGGPARLRACTVAGLDLLILDAPHLFDRDGAIYGDPSGADWPDNAERFAALCKAAAMIAKGGVDGWVPGIVHGHDWQAGLTPEYMHALGVTTPFVFTIHNIAFHGNTDAVKLQALGLDPARFTSEHFEFWGQISAIKAGLVGAAKINTVSQTYAEELLTPEFGIGMDGILRARQADLSGIVNGIDLDVWNPATDPNITTYTTVRGKSANKKALRKTFGLGPADGPLCVLVSRLTEQKGIDLLLDALPALLNRGGQLALLGSGDPKLEVALLETADAHANLSVKIGYDEALSHQMMAGGDAILVPSRFEPCGLTQLYGLRYGTLPLVALTGGLADTVINASPAALARGVATGVQFFPVSAQALANGFVRLTDLFHDKKTWTTMQRNAMKQPVGWETSAAAYKALYDAALEARQ is encoded by the coding sequence ATGACAAAGGCGCTGTTTGTCGTCTCTGAATGCGCCCCTTTGGTAAAGACCGGCGGGCTTGCGGATGTGGCGGGCGCGCTGCCCCGTGCGCTGGCGCACATAGGTGTCGGCGTGCGTGTCCTGTTGCCCGGTTATCGCAGTGTGATGCAACAGATCGGCAAGACGCAAAAGGTTGCGCAATTCGACGATCTTTTGGGAGGGCCGGCGAGATTGCGCGCCTGCACGGTTGCCGGGCTCGATCTGCTTATACTCGATGCGCCGCATCTTTTTGACAGGGACGGGGCCATCTATGGCGACCCGAGCGGCGCCGACTGGCCGGATAACGCAGAACGGTTTGCGGCGCTGTGCAAGGCCGCGGCGATGATCGCCAAAGGCGGCGTTGATGGCTGGGTGCCCGGTATTGTGCACGGCCACGACTGGCAGGCGGGACTGACACCCGAATACATGCACGCGCTTGGCGTGACCACGCCCTTCGTCTTTACGATCCATAATATTGCGTTTCATGGCAATACGGATGCGGTCAAGTTGCAGGCGCTTGGGCTCGATCCCGCCCGGTTTACGTCGGAGCATTTCGAGTTCTGGGGGCAGATTTCGGCGATCAAGGCCGGGCTGGTTGGCGCGGCGAAGATCAATACGGTGTCCCAGACCTATGCCGAAGAACTGCTCACGCCAGAGTTCGGAATCGGGATGGACGGTATCCTGCGCGCCAGACAGGCGGACCTTTCCGGTATCGTCAACGGTATTGACCTCGACGTCTGGAATCCGGCAACGGACCCCAATATCACGACCTATACCACCGTCAGGGGCAAGAGCGCGAACAAGAAGGCCTTGCGCAAGACCTTCGGGCTTGGCCCGGCAGACGGCCCGCTGTGCGTGTTGGTGTCCCGCCTGACCGAGCAGAAAGGCATCGACCTTTTGCTGGACGCGCTGCCGGCGCTGCTAAATCGGGGCGGGCAGCTGGCGCTTTTGGGCTCGGGCGATCCCAAGCTTGAGGTTGCCTTGCTCGAAACAGCCGATGCGCACGCGAACCTTTCGGTAAAGATCGGGTATGACGAAGCGCTTTCGCACCAGATGATGGCGGGTGGTGATGCGATCCTTGTCCCGTCGCGCTTTGAGCCATGCGGATTGACGCAGCTTTACGGATTGCGCTACGGCACGCTGCCGCTTGTGGCTTTGACGGGCGGGCTGGCCGATACCGTCATCAATGCCTCGCCCGCTGCGCTGGCCCGGGGTGTGGCGACAGGCGTGCAGTTTTTCCCGGTCTCTGCACAGGCCTTGGCAAATGGTTTCGTCCGGCTTACGGACCTGTTTCACGATAAAAAGACTTGGACCACCATGCAGCGCAACGCGATGAAACAGCCGGTCGGATGGGAAACGTCCGCCGCCGCCTACAAGGCGCTTTATGATGCCGCTTTAGAGGCGCGTCAGTGA
- the glgX gene encoding glycogen debranching protein GlgX, whose protein sequence is MNFGPFETRPGRPSPLGATLDEGGVNFAVFSRHATKVMLCLFDEDGHENQIITLPEREGHVWHGYFPGMKAGQQYGVRMDGPYAPLEGHRFNPYKLLIDPYAKHLTGHPKWHDALFGYKSGHKDKDLSFDKTDSAPYMPRCVVVDPSFNWDNAPEPRHPLESSVIYEAHVKGLTAGRRDIANHGTYLAMASDPILEHLNTLGVTTVELLPVQAFLNEKFLLDRGLTNYWGYMTYGFFAPDPRYMQNADIAEFQQMVRRFHSAGIEVILDVVYNHTAEGSELGPTLMFRGLDNASYYRLADNPRYYIDDAGCGNTLDFENPFVIRLVMDSLRYWVEVMHVDGFRFDLCSALGRTARGFERDGPFFRAIGQDPVLNQVKLIAEPWDIGPGGYQLGAYPSPFAEWNDKYRDNVREFWRGDAGKVRDLAERLVGSAPYFDHDGRAATSSLNFLTAHDGFTLHDTVSYSRKHNLANGEDDRDGHSNNHSDNMGVEGPTEDPAIKAARLRRKRNMIATLMLSQGTPMLLAGDELSNSQGGNNNAYCQDNEIGWVNWPDSEDPFFEFCRQAIDFRRMHPLLRQTRFLHSRQRLIDGEPDLFWRRADGEAMQQDDWDNPAMDTLVAEMRMASGAPEYVKREGALLVVLNRGEAVDVSPPDLPQGDRWVRRFDTSQENAIEVTAGMSVAANSVVVFSQEAADA, encoded by the coding sequence GTGAACTTCGGCCCATTCGAGACCCGACCCGGTCGCCCCAGTCCCCTGGGGGCCACGCTTGATGAGGGCGGTGTGAATTTCGCGGTATTCTCGCGTCATGCGACCAAGGTTATGCTGTGCCTTTTTGACGAAGACGGTCACGAGAACCAGATCATCACCTTGCCCGAACGCGAGGGCCATGTGTGGCACGGGTATTTCCCCGGTATGAAAGCGGGCCAGCAATACGGTGTCCGCATGGATGGGCCTTACGCCCCGCTGGAGGGGCATCGCTTCAACCCCTACAAGCTGCTGATTGACCCCTACGCTAAGCATCTGACCGGCCACCCGAAATGGCATGACGCATTGTTCGGATACAAGAGCGGTCACAAGGACAAAGACCTCAGCTTTGACAAGACCGATAGCGCGCCGTACATGCCCCGCTGTGTCGTTGTGGACCCGTCATTCAACTGGGATAACGCCCCAGAACCGCGCCATCCGCTCGAAAGCTCGGTCATTTACGAAGCCCATGTCAAAGGATTGACGGCAGGACGGCGCGACATTGCCAACCACGGCACCTATCTCGCGATGGCATCCGACCCGATCCTCGAGCATTTGAACACGTTGGGCGTGACCACCGTAGAGCTGCTCCCCGTTCAGGCGTTTCTCAACGAGAAGTTTCTTCTGGACCGTGGGCTTACGAACTACTGGGGGTACATGACCTACGGGTTCTTTGCCCCCGATCCACGCTATATGCAAAATGCAGATATTGCCGAATTCCAGCAGATGGTGCGGCGTTTCCATTCGGCGGGGATCGAGGTGATCCTCGATGTTGTGTACAACCACACCGCCGAAGGCTCCGAGCTTGGTCCGACTTTGATGTTCCGCGGTCTTGATAACGCCAGCTACTACCGGCTGGCCGACAATCCGCGCTACTACATCGACGATGCAGGGTGCGGCAACACGCTGGATTTCGAGAACCCTTTTGTGATCCGGTTGGTGATGGACAGCTTGCGGTACTGGGTCGAAGTGATGCACGTCGATGGTTTCCGGTTCGATCTGTGCTCGGCGCTCGGACGTACGGCGCGCGGGTTCGAGCGCGACGGTCCGTTTTTCCGGGCCATCGGACAGGATCCCGTGCTCAATCAGGTCAAACTGATCGCCGAGCCTTGGGACATCGGACCGGGAGGATACCAGCTGGGTGCCTATCCGTCCCCCTTTGCGGAGTGGAATGACAAATACCGAGACAATGTGCGTGAGTTCTGGCGCGGGGATGCGGGCAAGGTGCGCGACCTTGCCGAGCGTCTGGTAGGCTCTGCTCCATATTTCGACCATGACGGCCGGGCAGCGACGTCATCGCTGAATTTCCTGACGGCACATGATGGGTTCACCCTTCACGACACTGTCAGCTATAGCCGCAAGCACAACCTCGCCAACGGCGAAGACGACCGTGACGGACATTCCAACAACCACTCCGACAACATGGGTGTCGAGGGTCCGACAGAGGACCCAGCGATCAAGGCAGCGCGATTGCGCCGCAAGCGCAACATGATCGCGACATTGATGCTGTCGCAGGGCACTCCGATGCTGCTTGCCGGTGACGAGCTGAGCAATTCGCAAGGCGGCAACAACAACGCCTATTGTCAGGACAACGAAATCGGCTGGGTCAATTGGCCCGATAGCGAAGATCCGTTTTTCGAGTTTTGCAGGCAGGCGATCGATTTTCGCAGAATGCACCCTTTGCTGCGGCAGACGCGATTTTTGCATTCGCGGCAGCGGTTGATTGACGGGGAACCCGATCTGTTCTGGCGCCGCGCGGATGGTGAAGCGATGCAGCAGGATGACTGGGACAACCCCGCCATGGACACGCTCGTGGCGGAGATGCGGATGGCGTCGGGCGCGCCGGAATACGTCAAACGCGAAGGTGCGCTATTGGTCGTGCTCAACCGCGGGGAGGCGGTTGACGTGAGCCCACCGGATCTGCCGCAGGGCGATAGATGGGTGCGCCGTTTCGACACCAGTCAGGAAAACGCGATTGAAGTCACCGCAGGGATGTCCGTCGCAGCGAACAGCGTCGTCGTCTTTTCGCAAGAAGCTGCGGATGCGTGA
- a CDS encoding alpha-D-glucose phosphate-specific phosphoglucomutase, producing MPMQNVRTTPIEGQKPGTSGLRKKTGVFRRPHFLENYVQSIFDGIGGIDGKTLVIGGDGRFFNDAAIQIILRMACANSAAKCIVGQGGLLSTPAASHLIRLREADGGLILSASHNPGGPDADFGLKYNGPNGGPASEAVTDKIFERTKTLALYKIAAAEDIDLEQLGTHRLENMTIEIVDPVSDYADLMQTIVDFPKIRALFAGGFTMCFDAMHAVTGPYAHAILEDMLGAPQGTVINGQPSSDFGKGHPDPNPIWAKTLMDKMYGPAAPDFGAASDGDGDRNMIVGRGAYVTPSDSLALLTAHAHLAPGYADGLLGVARSMPTSRAVDRVAESLGIACYETPTGWKFFGNLLDAGKVTLCGEESAGTGSDHVREKDGLWAVLLWLNILAETGKSVSELMADLWSDHGRCYYSRLDYEDVETDRATAMMDGLRAKLDGLVGTEIAGLQVEAADEFAYLDPVDGSRSTGQGLRIVFGHGGRAVFRLSGTGTQGATIRIYLEQLQTEAERLNDAPETALASVREAALAVSDLVGMTGRDAPDVIT from the coding sequence ATGCCGATGCAGAATGTGCGGACCACTCCAATCGAAGGTCAAAAACCGGGTACGAGCGGACTTCGAAAGAAAACGGGTGTATTCCGGCGACCCCACTTCCTTGAGAATTACGTCCAGTCCATTTTTGACGGGATCGGTGGCATCGACGGCAAAACGCTGGTTATCGGTGGCGATGGCCGCTTTTTCAACGATGCGGCGATCCAGATCATCCTGCGTATGGCCTGTGCCAACAGCGCGGCAAAGTGCATCGTGGGGCAGGGCGGGCTTTTGTCTACGCCCGCCGCATCCCATCTGATCCGGCTGCGCGAGGCTGACGGCGGCCTCATTCTGTCGGCCAGTCACAATCCCGGCGGTCCCGACGCCGATTTCGGCTTGAAATACAACGGCCCCAACGGTGGCCCGGCAAGCGAAGCTGTCACGGACAAGATCTTCGAGCGGACGAAAACACTCGCGCTTTACAAGATTGCTGCGGCCGAGGATATCGATCTTGAACAGCTTGGCACGCACAGGCTTGAAAACATGACGATAGAAATTGTCGATCCTGTCTCCGACTATGCCGACCTGATGCAGACGATCGTCGATTTTCCAAAGATCAGGGCGCTGTTTGCGGGCGGGTTCACGATGTGTTTCGACGCGATGCATGCCGTCACCGGTCCCTACGCACACGCCATACTGGAGGACATGCTGGGCGCGCCACAGGGCACGGTCATCAACGGTCAGCCCAGTTCCGATTTTGGGAAGGGGCATCCTGATCCCAACCCGATCTGGGCCAAGACCCTGATGGATAAAATGTACGGTCCTGCCGCGCCCGATTTCGGCGCGGCATCCGACGGCGACGGCGACCGCAATATGATCGTGGGGCGCGGGGCCTATGTAACGCCCTCCGACAGCCTCGCGCTATTGACGGCACATGCACATCTTGCCCCAGGCTATGCGGACGGGCTCTTGGGTGTGGCACGTTCGATGCCGACATCGCGGGCCGTGGACCGCGTGGCCGAAAGCCTCGGCATTGCCTGCTACGAGACCCCGACAGGCTGGAAATTCTTCGGCAATCTTCTGGACGCAGGTAAGGTTACCTTATGCGGTGAGGAAAGCGCCGGCACCGGCTCGGACCACGTGCGCGAAAAAGACGGGCTTTGGGCCGTACTGCTGTGGCTCAACATTCTGGCCGAGACAGGGAAATCCGTATCCGAGCTGATGGCTGATCTCTGGTCGGACCACGGGCGCTGCTATTATTCGCGTCTCGACTACGAAGATGTGGAAACCGATCGGGCGACTGCCATGATGGACGGGCTGCGCGCGAAGCTGGACGGTCTTGTCGGTACGGAGATCGCCGGTCTGCAGGTCGAGGCCGCAGATGAATTCGCGTATCTCGATCCGGTCGACGGCTCGCGCTCCACTGGTCAAGGGCTGCGTATTGTATTTGGCCATGGCGGGCGTGCCGTTTTTCGGCTGTCTGGCACCGGCACGCAGGGGGCGACGATCCGCATTTACCTCGAACAGCTGCAAACGGAGGCCGAACGATTGAATGACGCACCCGAGACGGCGCTGGCCAGCGTGCGCGAGGCAGCGCTGGCCGTATCCGATCTGGTCGGCATGACGGGACGCGACGCGCCGGACGTCATCACCTGA